The Acaryochloris sp. CCMEE 5410 genome includes the window AATGATAGTTTTCATAATCCTAAAATGGCCAAATAAAAACTATTGATTTGACTCCATGAATTCAACTAGCACTTTTCTATACTTAGGAAAGCTAAACTTTTCACAAAATAAATTCACTGTTATTTCACCCTGAATTATTAGAATAGATCCTAAATTCTTTGATTTCCATTACTCATACATAAGCATATGTCAAGGTGGGAATGAGAATCGATTAGAATAGCTAAATTATTTAAGAGGCTGTTTGAAAACTTCTCCAGAATCCTTATCAAATATAGATTCAACCAACTACCTCGCTGCAAGCAGACGGGGTATGGAATACGATTTTCTCCCAAACCATAGATTTGGATTGCAATCCCATTTCTTCGCTGTAAACATCGGGGAATCTACCCTTACTAGATTGGAATCGTTGAAAGTCAGCTTTGATAAGAGTTTTCAAAGACGTTCCAAATTGTCCTAAAGAGTAGGAAGTAAATAGATCACTAGACTATGCTGAATAATTATCTATTTTCTGACAAATCCCTGTAAATTTTGATTCAATGATCTTAAGCTAGGGATCTGTATACGCTTTCTGGAAAATGCTTGGTTTAAACAGGAAAAGCGGTTGCAGAGCAATCCAGCGGTGAATGATGTTATGGTTCTGTACAACGTAGGTAGTTCCGGTGTGATTTGAAACCTCAAATACTTTTATCTTTTACAAGTTCTAATCATTTCATCTTTTACATGAATAAGTTTACTCTCTGTGCTAGATGTATCAGTTGGTTCCTCTGAGACTTTACTATGAGAGGTTAAAGGAAAGCAAAATAATCCACTCATAAAGATTAAGATTCCTAGAAGCATAAAGTTGCAATTTTTCACTTGAATTCTCCCTAAAATTGGTAAACTAAAAGCTAACCTATACCTATTGCTTAAAAATAAATCTTAGATATAGGAAAAAATTGAAGCTACAGAGACTTTAATGTCCTAAGTTCAGTCCGAAGCCATTCATCATTAATCTTGAGCTGTATTCTCAAAGCATCTGCCACAATTTTCTGACGATATCGAGGAAAGTTGGATTTAGGATCTTTAATTGCATCTTTAAACTCACAAAGCGCGAGTTTGGCTTTTCGTATATACATGTCTGATTCAGACTCCTTGAGAAGGCTGAACTCGCTGAAAAGATCAAAAATGTTCCAAACACCAAGTACGTTTGGACCGTCAGACCGAACAAAGGCTCTTCGGTAATAACTTACAGCTTGTCTTAGTACTAGGTCATCTCGGGTCTTGATAGCAAGCTCTTGATATGCTGAACCAAGTACACCATATAATTTGCCAACGTTATCTTTGTCTGTAAATAAAGGAAGAGCTTCTAACGCAATAGTGACTGCATCTGAATAACGTTGAAGTTGATCGAAACAAATCGCGATCTTGACCAAACAATGTTTGTAACTTAAATCCTGCTCAACAGGGACTCGATAAAACTGAATAGCTGTCTCATACTGCCCAAGATTTGCTACCGATTCTCCCTTTTGAATTAAGCTATCAGCTACTTCCTTCGCAAGCTTTGAGTTTGAATTGTTAAGCCTATCGGAAATTTGGTTATCCTCAATGGACTTAATAATATCTGCTGCCCTAAGACTTCCACCTTTAACAATCGGTTCAGATATAGACTCCAAGCTGATATTTAGTTCAAGCTTACCAAGTAAGCGGTATCCTGCAAAACCTAGGAGTCTTGGAATTTGCTGCCAGCAAACTTTTGCGTCGTATTGAATTTCTTTTTCACACAGGAGTTGACTTACAAAACTGTAAAGTCCTGCGCTTAAATCAGCTCGCAGACCATTAATTTTTCGATCTAACTTATTGGCAACCTCTGATAATGAAACGCCACAAAGCGCTCCACGAAGAAGAGCTTTATGAAGCTTAGTAAGCCTACCCCTATTGAACTTACCCAAATCTTTGTATAAAACAGGCAAGTCCCAGTAATTGTCAGCGTCCTCCCAAACAAGAGACAGTTCAACAGTAGACATAATAATGTATTCCCCCTTTTGCAACCCTAATCAACATGACAAGGTTGAATTATTAATTAGCAGTATAGCAATTTTTATAAATTAGGAAACAAACGATAATTGAATTCTATGATCTATGCCTAACAATAGTTAGTAATTTATTAGACAAACAAAATTTACTAAAATATTATTTGAAATAAACATATAAATTGGCTTGCTATTTGATCTCTCAATGACATAGGAATATCTTAAAATCAGGAAAATTGAAACAAATGAAAATAATAATACTTCGACTTAAACTAATAAAAGTATGTTGTTGATCTTATTTTTATGAGCTTTGCTTGAAGCATGAAAAAGAATTCTTTAATGTATCAAGGAAAGCTAGAATGAAATTTTCAATAACTCATCAAGTACGGCTCTATTCTCTTGGACTTGCAGCTACAATTGTTTCCCTAGTAACTATGAGTGATGGATCAACTGCTGAGTCTGCATACGGACCCAAAATAGTAAATCAACAGAAACTAGAATTTTCTGCTAAAAAAAGACATCCTTTTAATACACAATTAGCAAGGTTACCTATTGATCTCCGTGATCCTGACTTAAAAGTAAACAATATCTCTAGATCAAAATTTATTCAAAAATTATCCTTATTGAATCGTCCACAATTTGTTGCGAGAGCGATTACCCCAAATACATCTGATACAGATCCAGCAATTCTTGTACGTAAGGATAGATACCTTGGGCCAACTGAACAAAAAGTTTTCACGGTATTTTTTGGTAACAAAGATGGTACATTACCAACCTCTCCAGCAGAGCAGATTGATTGTAGCCGTTTACCACAAAAATCGTCTGGGGTTAACCTAGCAAATGTCTTTCGTATAGAGACAGAACGAAATGTTACTGGTGGTAAGTCGCGAACTCAGCTGATGTACGCCGATTCTGAGCATCCACTTTCATCAAATGCAAATTTTCGTGGTGAACTACAGTGTGACGAGTCAAATAATTCACTTTCATTCACGATCCCAGGTCGTCTGCTAGGGGGAAGCGAAGTCAAGGTTCATGCAATAGCTTATTCCAAGACTGGACTGAAAGCCCGTCGTACCTTTACTTTTCGAGTAGAGAACCCAGATGTGGTTATTCGTTTAACAAAAGTAAGAAATAATTCAGGGAAAAAATGGGATGTTCGAAACCCCATTAAACCATCTAAGAAGAGGGCGGACATCTATGTTATCACCCAAGCCAAGGTGAACACTGGAGTAACCATAATTGATCGAGAGAGAGAACCAGTCACATCCAGTCTTCCTCAGTTGGGAGTATGGAAAAATGTACCAAAAGATGCGGAGCGGCGTCCAAATGAAACGAGAATCTACAATGGTGAAGTAGGTTTAGGTTTAGATCTTGGCATCAGTGCATTTGATCACGATAACTATGATTTGGCACTTATAAACGCTAAACTTTGGCAAGCTTCAAGTGCTACCTATTGCCGAATTGAACAATATTGCCCTGATTCATTGCCAGAATTTACGGCTCCCCTTCACAAACGAATACAAGACAAGATTGAAAAAAGTAGCAAAGATGATTTCATGGCAGGTACAGACATAAAGCTTCGTCATGATTCAGATCCTGAAGGTAGCTCATTAATAGGTCGAAATTGGGGGTTAGATCCCATGTTTGGCCAAACTCTTAGTCGTGATGGATATGAAATTAATATGGGTAATGTGACAATATGGCTTAGGATCTATGAAGCTCAACCTTCTTGGACAAATCCTGAAGATTTAATTTAGTAACCTAAGTGCTAGACATACATCAAGGTCAATTAAACAGAAAATTCCCCTCCACGACTTTTTAATTTGGAGGGGATGGTTTTCAAAACGAAAGTTGCTCTATATGTTTAAGAGAGAGATGTTTTAAACTGATGTCTTGAACTAAGGGTGAATTCAGAATTCGAGATTGGTCCTTGGGTCTTATGCCGATCCTCCCAATCCTGGATCAGCAACTCAGCCCGCTGACTAAACACCTCTGCAATACCAAGGGCCATCTCTCCAGCGATCTGGAGCCGTTCCTACTGAGAGAGGGCTTGCAATTCTGGCAACATCCCATTCCAGAGTTGGAGGACGTCCGCTTGCTCCGGTTCATCTAAGGCAGAAGCCAACGTGCTAGCAAAATCTAGCTCAAGCTGTTTGAACATGGCGTTTATCCTTCAGCGGACAATCCGCGATCACACACTCAGACGGTTCTAGGCGAATCGGGGGTTCAAATTCCGTAATTCCGAATCGTTCTCTTAATACTCTCAGCACCTCTTTCAAATACCGATTGACTTGAGTATTGGTCATTCCCATACAGTGGACCGCTTCAATTTCCGCTAACTTCTCACTGCATTGCCAGACACTCACAGCAATAGCATGGAGATGGGCATCCTTGGGCTTCTCCTTGTAGAGATAGAGTAAAGCTACAGGTGGTGCATGGATGGGAATCGAGAGGGTTTCCGTGGTTACAACTAGTGCTTTTTTTAGTTTTTTTGCCTGGTACTGCGCTCGTAGTTTTTCGATGTTGTCCTTATGATGCCGATAATGAGATCTCTTCCTTGGGCAACGCCTTGGATTCCAACAAGCCGTTTCCGTACCAGGTCCGTGGAGTGAGATCGCACCTTTTTGGGAAAGCTTTGAGCATTCTAGGCATACCTTATTGATAGGGCGACCCACCTCAACCCACCTCCTGCCAGTTTTCCCTGGCCAGACCATCCACCCGTGAAAATTCCCGAACATTATCTGTAACCAGGGTGAGGTCATGAACCAGAGCAATGGCTGCAATCTGCAAATCATAAAGACCGATGGGGGTACCCTTCGCTGCAAGAGCTGCCCGGATCTGGCCACAGACTTTGGCAACCTCGTCATTAAACGGAATCGATTGGAACTGGCGACAGAAAAGCCTGAGACGTTCTAAATTGGCCCGTCGTTTGACACTTTTGTCAGCCCCATAGAACAGTTCCCCCTTTACCGGGGCGCACAAGCGAATATCAGCAGGGGTATGTTGCGCTAGACGCTTTGCAATTGCAGAATCCTGGTTTGCTTTCAGCAGTTGGACACAAGCATTAGTATCCAGTAAATAGGTCACGCCCAATCCTCACGGATCTCAAACTCGCCCTGATCGGATCGCGTCAACTCGCCCTCCCAACTGCCGATCACATCCGAAAAGAAACCCGGTTGCCATTCTATGGTGGTGGGGGCAGAGGATTCAGCCGGAGACAATAGAACCGTCACCTCTAGATCGGCATCCGCGAACTCCGTGGGCACCTCTAAGCGAAGAACGCCATCGGCACCGACATGGGAGCGAATCGAAATGGGTTGACTCATCGATCACCTAGTTCTCAAAAGACAACAATGAGGCGATGGCTCTGAAGGTCTTGGGTGAAACCCGCCTCTGAACTAGTGTACAAGTCGCCCCTCTGATATGACGTATTTTAATGTAATCTTTAATGTAAATAAGATATTAGACGCATATTTTATGTTCAGATTCTCCACTTTAAACAGAGGATGAATTCAAGTGGGTTCAGTGCTGAGGGGGGAGGAACATGCGCTGTTGGATGGCATTCCAATCTTTAGCGGACAGTCCACTGGCTTGCTTGCTGCAATCGATCATTAACTGGCAGGTTGAAAGGTATTCGGTGATAGCTTCCACTTCATCACGGGATAGATCAAGGTATTCAGCAGAGATATCCAGAGATGAGCTGATTATTGAGGTGAGTCCTTCGGGTGAAACCGTTGATGAGTCTAATGAATCATCTAGATATGAGATAAGAGATTGAAGATTGACATTTGCAATGAGCTGCTTGTCCAGAGCAACTGTAGCTCGGGCGCTGGTGCGGGTGAGGTCGAGGACGCTGGCGATGTCGAGGTCGCTTTCGATGTCACGGGCAATGTTGCGGGCACGGGTGTAGGCGATGTCGAGGTCGCTGCCGAGATCGCGGGCGAGGGCAAAAGTGAGGTCGTTGGCAATGTTGCGGGCACGGGCGAGGGCGCGGGCGTGGGTGATGTCGCGGGCGATGTCGAGGTCGCTGGCACAGGCGTGGGCGTTGTCGAAGTCGCTGGCAAGATCGCAGGCGCGGGCGATGTCGAGTATCAATAATAGTGTAAATACTCGCTTAATTTCATCAGAATAGTCACTAGCTGCATGAGATGTCTTAGCTTCAGCCAAGATTAGTAGTTCCTTTAACTTGGGATGCTCAGATAGCTCTTGAGTTTGTAATTCCAACTTTTCCAAGAGTCCGATCGCATTCCGTCCCATTAGCCCTGTCGCTAAGAAAAAGACTTCTCTCCATCGACTTTCAGTAGCATGTCTAATTAATTTATCCAGGTTATATACAACATGCTCAGCACATAAAAATTCTTGAAGAGTCAAATGAGAAAAGGAATAAACACCCCTGGCCCGTTCGACAAAAATACCCTGCTGCTCAGCAATGGCATCAATTACAGCATCTGCATCCAAATGTGTTGGGGCTTTGAGATTATCAGTTAAAAAAGTTGATATCTGCTGAGCTAAATCATCCTTTTTAAAGTACAGCCTATCGTCTTCAAAGCCTACATAGGCAATTTCAGCCAACAAGTCTTTTTCTAGTCGAGGATTTAAGTCTTTATAGATTTCCCAGCTTTTCTCCAGAACCTTTTCCTCAGCCCACTGTTTTAGGAGAATATTGAGTGCCTCAGTATAAAGTAGGGCGCGATCATTAGTAATTGATCTGCTTTGACGGTAAACAAGACATACAAAGGTTAGTAGGAGTGGTGTTTGTGAGAGTTCTTTCGTGCCAATACAGCTTGCATCCTGCAACTGTTGCCAGCAGTCAGCCCCATAGTCTAGTTTTTGCTTTCTAGTAAGGCTAGGGTTAGGGTCTGCAATAAACCAGTTGCTAATGAACTGGCGCATTTGTTCTTCATTAAATTCTGCGATGGCAACATTGCGAAATCCTTTGAAGTAGTTGTGATAAGCGGCAATGCGGCAGGAGGTAATAAATCGATTCTTAGCGTATTGATCTGATAAATTTTTGATAGCTCGGACCACTCGATTGGCATTGTCACTTGGTACTTCTATTAGATGACAATCAAGGTTGGCGGATGACGGTCAACCAAGTGACAACCTCATTGGCGTGTTGAAGAACATCACACAATCACACACTCTCTTTTCCCTTCAACCTGCATGGTATTTACCCGTCTGATTCCTTAAAAAAGACACTAGTCCCTCCTCACAAGATGGAGCACGCCTAGTGTCTGGAAAAACTATTGATGTCTATCATAGCCGGGTCTATATGAATGCACGTGAGCAAGGCTTGAGCCAAACCACCTCAGCCGAGATTGCTGAGATTTCAATTCGCTCTGGTCAACGAATTGAAGCTGGAACCCACCAACCTAACCGGGGTCAGCCTCAGAAGGGTCGCACGGTCCCAGATCCACTCGCAGACGTATGGGACAGTGAACTCGAACCCATGCTTCGCAAAGACCCTCGACTCCAACCCACCACCCTATATGAATATCTCCAGGACAAATATCCGGGTCAATATCCGCAAGTGCGTCGGACGCTCCAACGTCGGGTTCAAAACTGGAAGGTAATGCATGGTCCGAGTCCAGAGGTGATGTTTGAGTTGCGTCATGAACCAGGGATGATGGGGCTTTCGGATTTTACTGAACTCAAAGGCATAGCGATCACCATTGCCGGAGAACCCTATGAGCATTTGCTCTACCACTACCGTTTAGCCTATAGCGGTTGGCAGTACGCTCAGATCATTGAAGGGGGGGAAAGCTTTGTGGCCCTTTCAGAGGGGTTGCAG containing:
- a CDS encoding WD40 repeat-containing protein, whose product is MSTVELSLVWEDADNYWDLPVLYKDLGKFNRGRLTKLHKALLRGALCGVSLSEVANKLDRKINGLRADLSAGLYSFVSQLLCEKEIQYDAKVCWQQIPRLLGFAGYRLLGKLELNISLESISEPIVKGGSLRAADIIKSIEDNQISDRLNNSNSKLAKEVADSLIQKGESVANLGQYETAIQFYRVPVEQDLSYKHCLVKIAICFDQLQRYSDAVTIALEALPLFTDKDNVGKLYGVLGSAYQELAIKTRDDLVLRQAVSYYRRAFVRSDGPNVLGVWNIFDLFSEFSLLKESESDMYIRKAKLALCEFKDAIKDPKSNFPRYRQKIVADALRIQLKINDEWLRTELRTLKSL
- a CDS encoding type II toxin-antitoxin system VapC family toxin yields the protein MTYLLDTNACVQLLKANQDSAIAKRLAQHTPADIRLCAPVKGELFYGADKSVKRRANLERLRLFCRQFQSIPFNDEVAKVCGQIRAALAAKGTPIGLYDLQIAAIALVHDLTLVTDNVREFSRVDGLARENWQEVG
- a CDS encoding NACHT domain-containing NTPase gives rise to the protein MVRAIKNLSDQYAKNRFITSCRIAAYHNYFKGFRNVAIAEFNEEQMRQFISNWFIADPNPSLTRKQKLDYGADCWQQLQDASCIGTKELSQTPLLLTFVCLVYRQSRSITNDRALLYTEALNILLKQWAEEKVLEKSWEIYKDLNPRLEKDLLAEIAYVGFEDDRLYFKKDDLAQQISTFLTDNLKAPTHLDADAVIDAIAEQQGIFVERARGVYSFSHLTLQEFLCAEHVVYNLDKLIRHATESRWREVFFLATGLMGRNAIGLLEKLELQTQELSEHPKLKELLILAEAKTSHAASDYSDEIKRVFTLLLILDIARACDLASDFDNAHACASDLDIARDITHARALARARNIANDLTFALARDLGSDLDIAYTRARNIARDIESDLDIASVLDLTRTSARATVALDKQLIANVNLQSLISYLDDSLDSSTVSPEGLTSIISSSLDISAEYLDLSRDEVEAITEYLSTCQLMIDCSKQASGLSAKDWNAIQQRMFLPPQH